One Fusobacterium ulcerans DNA segment encodes these proteins:
- a CDS encoding HU family DNA-binding protein: MKESDFIKLYKKKIKTKNYMETKKKVDLFWNALFKLLNDEKKIVIKNWGIFEKKSVKSRKVVVPTWTEARYTKPKEIIKFRAGERLIKKVNKSGEANE; encoded by the coding sequence ATGAAAGAATCAGATTTTATTAAACTTTATAAAAAGAAAATAAAGACTAAAAACTATATGGAAACAAAGAAAAAAGTAGATTTATTCTGGAATGCACTTTTTAAACTGTTAAATGATGAAAAGAAGATTGTAATAAAAAATTGGGGGATTTTTGAAAAGAAAAGTGTGAAATCAAGAAAAGTAGTAGTGCCAACATGGACAGAAGCAAGGTATACCAAACCTAAAGAAATAATAAAATTTAGAGCAGGAGAGAGATTAATAAAAAAGGTAAATAAAAGTGGTGAAGCCAATGAATAA
- a CDS encoding HU family DNA-binding protein: MNKRSLAKLYREMSLRTLVLSESIKEIDIFLETLEEALLVDGEVKFTKVGVFEILTRKSRVIANPVTKEPMMIYPKKTVKFRVSKKMK; encoded by the coding sequence ATGAATAAAAGATCATTAGCAAAGTTATATAGAGAAATGAGTTTAAGAACGTTGGTACTAAGTGAATCAATAAAAGAAATAGATATATTTCTTGAAACATTGGAAGAAGCCTTGCTAGTAGATGGAGAAGTTAAATTTACAAAAGTAGGAGTATTTGAAATTCTTACAAGAAAATCAAGAGTGATAGCCAATCCTGTAACAAAAGAACCAATGATGATATATCCAAAGAAAACGGTAAAATTTAGAGTATCTAAAAAAATGAAATAG
- a CDS encoding helix-turn-helix domain-containing protein, whose translation MRKLSINKSELKLLKRIQEKKFFNLEESEKVFNKSEISLKRNIANLNSYLPEEKKIKIINSTVTAEIDYRDYIDFVHNLSLNDYMISQEERVNLMIVYSFFSEILNMTSLYDNLGISLTTKKKDSKELNNILESNELKSEIVAKKGIKVIGNERNYRILIASILSDVFDLDFDDSLINRKANNPLERMIFNYFIVKGAKEISRAKNILNDFLEENKLRISYSSKKFIYIYIALSLYRINREHSIEDKTVKNMVKINEYNILGDKFEDNFLSYLVSSLDYTINLELLISEELENLTKEFIEKVQSRVITQFYNYDQLFSEIYGYIHKSLIRNSFKYSFYDNNIENTKNVYTSLYNVVKDSIETIEEKYEIYFTHQQISALTLIFRKTVMKNKVLGRNRKKIVIVSNSAIEKIDFFVEILKIYTDVDIVLKININELYLLKDTEYDLIITFSNRIKSLLEFNGYENIKLNFYLGNEDVEKLFSLGVSTGSRKIKVNGFIEEIKGKSEEEIKELLLNKYEHYFLNS comes from the coding sequence GTGAGGAAGCTGAGTATAAATAAATCTGAACTTAAACTTTTAAAAAGAATACAGGAGAAAAAATTTTTTAATCTGGAAGAGTCAGAAAAGGTATTTAATAAAAGTGAAATAAGTCTGAAAAGAAATATAGCCAACCTCAACAGCTATCTCCCTGAAGAGAAAAAAATAAAAATAATAAACAGTACTGTAACAGCAGAAATAGATTACAGAGACTACATAGATTTTGTGCATAACCTTTCCTTAAATGATTATATGATATCTCAAGAGGAAAGAGTCAACCTTATGATTGTCTATTCTTTTTTCAGTGAAATATTAAATATGACGAGCTTATATGATAATTTAGGAATCAGCCTTACTACTAAGAAGAAAGACAGTAAAGAATTAAATAATATATTGGAATCTAATGAGCTGAAATCTGAAATAGTAGCAAAGAAAGGAATAAAAGTAATAGGAAATGAAAGAAATTATCGTATCCTTATAGCTTCTATATTGTCAGATGTATTTGATCTTGATTTTGATGACAGCCTTATAAATAGAAAGGCAAATAATCCTCTTGAAAGAATGATATTCAATTATTTTATAGTTAAGGGAGCTAAGGAGATAAGCAGAGCCAAAAATATACTAAATGACTTTTTAGAGGAGAATAAATTAAGAATATCTTATTCTTCAAAGAAATTTATATATATCTATATTGCTTTGAGTCTGTACAGAATAAATAGAGAACACAGCATAGAGGATAAAACTGTAAAAAATATGGTGAAAATCAATGAGTATAACATATTGGGAGATAAATTTGAAGACAATTTTTTGAGCTATCTGGTATCTTCACTTGATTATACTATAAATTTAGAATTACTTATTAGTGAAGAGCTTGAAAATCTTACAAAGGAATTTATTGAAAAAGTACAGAGCAGAGTGATAACACAATTCTATAATTATGATCAGTTGTTTAGTGAAATATATGGCTATATTCACAAATCTTTGATAAGAAACAGTTTTAAATATAGTTTTTATGACAATAATATTGAAAATACAAAGAATGTCTATACTAGTCTGTACAATGTAGTAAAAGATTCAATAGAGACTATTGAGGAAAAGTATGAAATATACTTTACTCATCAGCAGATATCTGCCCTGACTCTTATATTCAGAAAAACTGTCATGAAGAATAAAGTACTTGGAAGAAACAGAAAGAAAATAGTGATAGTAAGTAATTCAGCAATAGAAAAGATAGATTTTTTTGTGGAGATACTTAAAATATATACTGATGTAGACATAGTTTTGAAAATAAATATAAATGAACTTTATCTGTTGAAAGATACAGAGTACGATCTGATAATAACTTTTTCAAATAGAATAAAATCTCTTCTTGAATTTAATGGCTATGAAAATATAAAGCTTAATTTTTATTTGGGAAATGAAGATGTAGAAAAACTGTTCTCATTGGGAGTTTCTACTGGAAGCAGAAAAATAAAAGTTAATGGTTTTATAGAAGAGATAAAAGGAAAGAGTGAGGAAGAGATAAAAGAGCTCTTATTAAATAAATATGAGCATTATTTCTTGAACTCATAA
- the mscL gene encoding large-conductance mechanosensitive channel protein MscL yields the protein MGFFKEFKEFAVRGNVLDMAVGVIIGGAFGKIVSSMVNDIIMPLIGIITGKIDISALALTIPSPTQGAEPIMVKYGMFLQNTLDFIIIVFCIFVFIKFINNFKKKKEEAPAPPPAPSAEEVLLTEIRDLLKNK from the coding sequence ATGGGATTTTTTAAAGAATTTAAAGAGTTTGCAGTACGTGGAAATGTACTAGATATGGCAGTTGGGGTAATCATAGGAGGAGCTTTTGGAAAAATAGTTTCAAGTATGGTTAATGATATTATTATGCCGCTAATTGGTATAATAACTGGAAAAATAGATATTTCAGCCCTTGCTCTGACAATTCCTTCTCCAACTCAGGGGGCAGAACCTATTATGGTGAAATATGGAATGTTTTTACAAAATACTCTTGATTTCATAATAATTGTTTTCTGTATATTTGTTTTTATTAAATTTATAAACAACTTTAAAAAGAAAAAAGAAGAAGCACCAGCACCACCACCTGCTCCTTCAGCAGAAGAAGTTTTGCTTACTGAAATTAGAGATTTACTTAAAAATAAATAA
- a CDS encoding NADH:flavin oxidoreductase — translation MKTIFDKTNLANLDLKNRLFRSAVWENLADNGHMTKELFELYENLAKGGVGNIITSFSSVLEDDLPAPNMLCVYDDSFIDDYTLLTEKVHSYGANIFLQIVAGGSQGAYNLNSGKTIYGPSAHKNPITGIEAVEMTQEDICDLVEKFKDAAVRAKTSGFDGIQIHAAHGYLLSQFLNPFYNKRYDEYGGDVDGRARILIDVYLSIREAVGDDFLVGMKINCDDFEDEGLNFGESSWVCERLAMMGLDFIEVSGANPSRIISSPSEESYFKVFANTIAQNTQIPTILVGGNRSIEGMEEILNNSSIEYFSLARPFIAEPDLVKRWKEGDTRKSKCISCNKCRVPGKKIECIFNK, via the coding sequence ATGAAAACTATTTTCGATAAAACTAATCTTGCAAACTTAGATTTAAAGAACAGGCTTTTTAGAAGTGCAGTTTGGGAAAATCTTGCAGATAATGGTCATATGACAAAGGAACTTTTTGAGCTTTATGAGAATCTCGCCAAAGGGGGAGTAGGTAATATAATCACTAGCTTTTCATCAGTACTGGAAGATGATCTTCCTGCACCTAATATGCTTTGTGTTTATGATGATTCTTTTATAGATGACTATACTCTTCTTACTGAAAAAGTCCATTCATATGGAGCTAATATTTTCCTTCAAATCGTTGCTGGAGGTTCACAAGGTGCATATAATTTAAACTCTGGCAAAACAATTTATGGTCCTAGTGCTCATAAAAACCCTATCACTGGTATAGAAGCTGTGGAAATGACACAGGAAGATATATGTGATTTAGTAGAAAAATTTAAAGATGCTGCTGTAAGAGCAAAAACCAGTGGTTTTGACGGTATACAGATTCATGCTGCTCATGGATATCTTTTGAGCCAGTTCTTAAATCCTTTCTACAATAAAAGGTATGATGAATATGGTGGAGATGTAGATGGAAGAGCAAGAATACTGATTGATGTATATCTTTCTATAAGAGAAGCAGTTGGAGATGATTTTCTTGTTGGTATGAAAATAAACTGTGATGATTTTGAAGATGAAGGATTAAATTTTGGTGAGAGTTCTTGGGTTTGTGAAAGACTTGCTATGATGGGGCTTGACTTCATAGAAGTAAGCGGTGCCAACCCTTCAAGAATTATCTCTTCACCTTCAGAAGAAAGCTATTTTAAAGTATTTGCTAACACTATAGCTCAAAATACTCAGATACCTACTATTTTAGTCGGTGGAAACAGAAGTATAGAAGGAATGGAAGAAATTTTGAATAATTCCTCAATAGAATATTTTTCACTGGCAAGACCTTTTATTGCTGAACCAGATTTAGTTAAAAGATGGAAAGAGGGAGATACTAGAAAATCAAAATGCATCTCTTGCAACAAATGTCGTGTTCCTGGTAAAAAAATAGAATGTATTTTTAATAAATAA
- a CDS encoding DMT family protein, with product MKILPICLLFVSNIFMSFAWYGHLKNTKSALIFAIASSWGIAFFEYCFSIPANRIGSQYFTVAQLKIIQEVITLIVFSGFSILYLKQEFKLNYIYAFFCMIGAVYFMFKK from the coding sequence ATGAAAATTTTACCAATCTGTCTATTGTTTGTTTCTAACATTTTTATGTCATTTGCATGGTATGGACATTTAAAAAATACCAAAAGTGCTTTGATATTTGCAATAGCTTCAAGCTGGGGAATAGCATTTTTCGAATATTGCTTTTCTATCCCTGCCAACAGAATAGGATCTCAATACTTCACTGTTGCACAGCTGAAAATTATACAAGAAGTAATTACTCTTATTGTATTCTCAGGATTTTCTATATTATATTTGAAACAAGAATTTAAATTAAATTATATCTATGCATTTTTCTGCATGATAGGAGCTGTATATTTTATGTTTAAGAAATAA
- the rbsB gene encoding ribose ABC transporter substrate-binding protein RbsB produces MKKFLKVFGVAALLVAVSSAASAAGEKIGLVVSTQNNPFFVTLKEGAVKKANELGYELIVLDSQNDPSKELGNVEDLLVKGVDVLLINPTDSDAVVSSVRAANRSKIPVVTLDRAANGGKVVSHVASDNVLGGEVAGNYIVEKLGGKGKVVELEGIPGTTAARDRGEGFNKAIVGKLDVVAKQAADFDRTKGLTVMENILQAQPEINAVFAHNDEMALGALKAIESSGRKNVIVVGFDATDDAVAAVKDGKLSATVAQKPAEIGAIGVEVADKIIKKQPVQENVPVALELIK; encoded by the coding sequence ATGAAAAAATTTCTAAAAGTTTTTGGAGTGGCAGCTCTGCTTGTTGCTGTTTCTTCAGCGGCTTCAGCAGCTGGAGAGAAAATTGGTCTTGTTGTGTCTACACAAAATAACCCTTTCTTCGTAACATTAAAAGAAGGTGCTGTGAAAAAAGCTAATGAATTAGGATATGAACTTATAGTTCTTGATTCACAAAATGACCCTTCTAAAGAATTAGGAAATGTAGAAGATCTTCTAGTTAAAGGTGTAGATGTTCTTCTTATCAACCCTACAGATTCTGATGCTGTTGTAAGTTCTGTAAGAGCAGCCAACAGAAGCAAAATACCAGTTGTAACACTTGACAGAGCTGCCAATGGAGGAAAAGTTGTTTCTCACGTTGCATCTGACAATGTATTAGGTGGAGAAGTTGCTGGAAATTATATAGTTGAAAAATTAGGTGGAAAAGGTAAAGTTGTTGAATTGGAAGGTATTCCTGGAACTACTGCTGCAAGAGACAGAGGAGAAGGATTCAACAAAGCTATTGTTGGTAAACTTGATGTAGTAGCTAAACAGGCTGCTGATTTTGACAGAACTAAAGGTCTTACTGTTATGGAAAACATCCTTCAGGCTCAACCTGAAATTAATGCTGTATTCGCTCACAATGATGAGATGGCATTAGGTGCTTTAAAAGCTATTGAGTCTTCTGGAAGAAAAAATGTAATAGTTGTTGGATTTGACGCTACTGATGATGCTGTTGCTGCTGTAAAAGATGGAAAATTATCTGCTACTGTTGCACAAAAACCTGCTGAGATAGGAGCTATCGGAGTAGAAGTTGCTGATAAAATAATCAAAAAACAACCTGTTCAGGAAAATGTTCCTGTAGCTTTAGAATTAATAAAATAA
- the rbsC gene encoding ribose ABC transporter permease: MFKKLWSNKPLIGLVIFSIIVAFLNPRFLSMANILNVLRQTSINSIIAIGMTFVILTGGIDLSVGSILAFCGAVMAYLLNSGLNPLLALIITLLLGTIFGFFNGFLVSVMKLQAFIVTLVTMTFLRGATLVFTDGKPITVRDGGMLFENIGDGYLFNIPIPIYIMVFLFIGGHYLLAHTKFGRYTYAIGGNEEATKLSGINVNVIKIWVYGTCGALAALAGVITTSRLFSAQPTAGTGYELDAIAAVVLGGTSLAGGVGKVTGTALGAIIIGVLGNALNLLDVSSYYQMMIKALVILIAVLIDKKSNK; this comes from the coding sequence ATGTTTAAAAAACTTTGGAGCAATAAACCTTTGATTGGCCTTGTTATATTTTCTATAATAGTGGCTTTTCTAAATCCTAGATTTTTGTCTATGGCAAACATTCTAAATGTATTAAGACAGACTTCTATAAATTCAATAATTGCTATAGGGATGACATTTGTTATTCTTACAGGAGGGATTGATCTTTCAGTAGGTTCTATCCTTGCTTTCTGTGGTGCAGTTATGGCTTATCTTCTAAATAGCGGACTGAATCCTCTGCTTGCCCTTATAATCACTCTTCTTTTAGGAACTATTTTTGGTTTCTTCAATGGGTTCTTGGTTTCAGTAATGAAGCTTCAGGCTTTTATTGTTACACTGGTAACAATGACTTTCCTGAGAGGTGCCACTCTTGTATTCACTGATGGAAAACCTATCACTGTCCGTGATGGAGGTATGCTTTTTGAAAATATTGGTGATGGTTATCTTTTCAATATACCTATCCCAATATATATAATGGTCTTTCTATTTATTGGTGGGCATTATCTTTTAGCTCATACAAAATTTGGTAGATATACATATGCAATAGGTGGAAATGAAGAAGCTACAAAACTTTCTGGTATAAATGTAAATGTAATAAAAATATGGGTATATGGTACTTGTGGAGCTCTTGCTGCTCTTGCTGGAGTAATAACTACTTCAAGACTTTTCTCAGCACAGCCTACAGCAGGTACAGGGTATGAACTTGATGCAATAGCTGCTGTTGTACTGGGAGGAACGTCTCTGGCTGGTGGAGTTGGTAAAGTTACTGGAACAGCTCTTGGGGCTATTATAATTGGTGTCTTGGGAAATGCTTTGAATCTTCTTGATGTTTCATCTTATTATCAAATGATGATTAAAGCTCTTGTTATCTTAATTGCAGTATTAATAGACAAAAAGTCTAACAAATAA
- the rbsA gene encoding ribose ABC transporter ATP-binding protein RbsA, producing MEKEIVLKMTDIVKTFPGVKALNGAQLNIYRGRVMALLGENGAGKSTLIKIMTGIYQMDSGSIYLGNEKVNFKNVTDSQGRGIAVIHQELNLIPELSITENIFLGRELTNSFGKIDSKLMDKEARFLLDKLNVAESEKTLIKDLTIGKMQMVEIAKALSQNAKIIIMDEPTDALTDSETESLFEVIRELTREHKSLVYISHRLKEIPEICDDVTIMRDGKFICEKEVKDIDEEFIIRNMVGRTLDEQFPRVNVKKGKEILKVKNLKNAYIDDISFSLHESEILGISGLMGAGRSELVKTIYGHLKKQSGQVWLDGSEKNIRSAKEGIANGIAYVSEDRKGDGLVLGLSVKENMTISSLGFFSTFFKIDKKSEKNSVDEYVEKFSIKTPTIDQKIKNLSGGNQQKVAIAKALLTNPKILILDEPTRGVDVGAKKEIYDFINELKKKGLSIIIVSSEMPEILGLSDRILVIHNHKITGEFTGEEATQEKIMRCAVGGNNV from the coding sequence ATGGAAAAAGAAATTGTTTTAAAAATGACTGATATAGTTAAAACTTTCCCAGGAGTAAAAGCTCTCAATGGTGCTCAGTTGAATATATATCGTGGAAGAGTAATGGCACTCCTTGGAGAAAACGGAGCTGGTAAATCTACTCTTATAAAAATAATGACTGGTATATATCAAATGGACAGTGGAAGTATCTATCTGGGAAATGAAAAAGTAAATTTTAAAAACGTTACAGATTCTCAAGGAAGAGGAATAGCAGTTATCCATCAGGAATTGAACCTTATACCTGAATTAAGTATCACAGAAAATATTTTTCTGGGAAGAGAATTAACAAACAGTTTTGGAAAAATAGATTCTAAACTTATGGATAAAGAAGCAAGATTTCTCCTTGATAAGTTAAATGTTGCAGAAAGTGAAAAAACATTGATTAAAGACCTTACTATTGGAAAGATGCAGATGGTGGAAATAGCAAAAGCTCTATCACAAAATGCAAAGATAATAATAATGGATGAGCCTACAGATGCTCTTACTGACAGCGAAACTGAAAGTCTTTTTGAAGTAATAAGAGAACTTACAAGAGAACACAAAAGTCTGGTATATATTTCTCATAGATTAAAAGAAATCCCTGAAATATGTGATGATGTAACTATAATGAGAGATGGAAAGTTTATCTGTGAAAAAGAAGTCAAGGATATTGATGAAGAATTCATCATCAGAAATATGGTAGGAAGAACTTTAGATGAACAATTTCCTAGAGTAAATGTAAAAAAAGGAAAAGAGATACTTAAAGTGAAAAATCTTAAAAATGCCTATATAGATGATATATCTTTCAGCCTTCATGAAAGTGAAATACTTGGTATATCTGGGCTGATGGGAGCTGGGAGAAGTGAGCTTGTAAAAACTATCTATGGACATCTAAAAAAACAATCAGGACAAGTATGGCTGGATGGTTCTGAAAAAAATATAAGATCAGCAAAAGAAGGTATTGCTAATGGAATTGCATATGTTTCAGAGGACAGAAAAGGTGACGGACTTGTTCTGGGACTAAGTGTAAAAGAAAATATGACTATATCATCTTTAGGATTCTTTTCAACTTTCTTTAAAATTGATAAAAAAAGTGAGAAAAATAGCGTTGATGAGTATGTAGAAAAATTCAGCATCAAAACTCCAACTATAGATCAGAAAATTAAAAACCTAAGTGGAGGAAATCAGCAGAAAGTAGCTATTGCTAAAGCTCTGCTTACTAATCCAAAAATTCTTATACTAGATGAACCTACAAGAGGAGTGGATGTAGGGGCTAAAAAAGAAATATACGACTTCATTAATGAATTAAAGAAAAAAGGATTGAGCATCATTATAGTTTCATCTGAAATGCCTGAAATTCTCGGTCTTAGTGATAGAATATTAGTTATTCACAACCATAAGATAACTGGTGAATTTACTGGAGAAGAGGCAACACAGGAAAAAATTATGAGATGTGCAGTAGGAGGAAATAATGTTTAA
- the rbsD gene encoding D-ribose pyranase, which yields MKKSRLLNSELSYEIAKIGHTAHITLCDAGLPIPQSVKRIDLAVEAGLPGFIQVLDPVLSEMQVEEIILAEEIKEKNMPMYEAIMNSFKEAGMNPKVIFVPHEEFKKITHSSEAIVRTGECSPYANVILKSGVVF from the coding sequence ATGAAAAAAAGTAGATTACTAAATAGTGAATTATCTTATGAAATAGCAAAAATTGGACATACAGCACATATCACTCTCTGTGATGCAGGGCTTCCTATCCCTCAATCAGTAAAGAGAATAGATCTAGCTGTTGAAGCTGGGCTTCCGGGATTTATCCAAGTATTAGATCCAGTACTTAGTGAAATGCAGGTAGAGGAAATTATTCTTGCTGAAGAGATAAAAGAAAAAAATATGCCTATGTATGAAGCTATTATGAATTCTTTTAAAGAAGCAGGTATGAATCCAAAAGTAATTTTTGTTCCCCATGAAGAGTTCAAAAAAATCACTCACAGCAGTGAAGCTATTGTCAGAACTGGAGAATGTTCTCCATATGCAAATGTAATACTGAAATCAGGAGTAGTATTTTAG
- the rbsK gene encoding ribokinase, which yields MKKVVVAGSINMDLVTICERAPKGGETLFGKEFFQVPGGKGANQAVAIGKLGTQVTMLGKIGNDSFGKDLISSMNNSRVDTKYIETSASSTGIAKIIVEENGQNRILVVSGANMDVDRAYIDRHMDIINEADILVTQLEIPMDTVEYALKKAKEAGKTTILNPAPAAPLNDEIIRNSDIIIPNESELGIITGMPTNTLEEIEAAAHKLLNMGVKELIVTLGSQGSLHLNKKGSVMHTAYKVKAVDTTAAGDSFIGGLVRNIQADNLDETIEFATKVSAITVTRKGAQISIPTIEEVENFKGEKNEKK from the coding sequence ATGAAGAAAGTTGTAGTTGCAGGTAGTATAAATATGGATTTGGTAACTATTTGCGAAAGAGCTCCAAAGGGAGGGGAAACTCTTTTTGGAAAAGAATTCTTTCAGGTACCCGGAGGAAAGGGAGCTAATCAAGCTGTTGCCATTGGTAAATTAGGAACACAGGTTACAATGCTTGGAAAAATAGGAAATGACTCATTTGGAAAAGACCTTATATCATCAATGAATAACAGTAGAGTTGATACTAAATATATAGAAACTTCTGCTTCATCTACTGGAATAGCTAAAATAATAGTTGAAGAAAATGGACAAAACAGAATACTTGTTGTGTCAGGTGCAAATATGGACGTAGACAGAGCATACATAGACAGACATATGGATATTATAAATGAAGCTGACATTCTTGTTACTCAGCTGGAGATACCTATGGACACTGTAGAATATGCATTGAAAAAAGCAAAGGAAGCTGGAAAGACAACTATATTGAATCCTGCTCCTGCTGCTCCATTAAATGATGAAATTATAAGAAACAGCGACATTATCATTCCTAATGAAAGTGAACTGGGAATCATAACTGGTATGCCCACTAATACTTTGGAAGAGATAGAAGCTGCTGCACACAAACTTTTAAATATGGGAGTAAAAGAACTTATAGTTACTCTTGGAAGTCAAGGTTCTCTTCACTTGAACAAAAAAGGATCAGTAATGCATACAGCATACAAAGTAAAAGCTGTAGATACAACTGCTGCTGGTGACAGCTTTATAGGTGGACTTGTGAGAAATATTCAAGCTGATAATTTAGATGAAACTATTGAATTTGCTACAAAAGTTTCTGCTATAACAGTTACAAGAAAAGGAGCACAAATATCTATACCAACTATTGAAGAAGTAGAAAATTTCAAAGGAGAAAAGAATGAAAAAAAGTAG
- a CDS encoding LacI family DNA-binding transcriptional regulator, which produces MNMKDIAAHLGISVATVSRAINGSENINPETKARILAFVDKKGYTPNVIARNLSKMENNTIALLVPNISNPFFASLINKICANFAKSNYQIALYNTSEDIELEKKAIKNIIGQRIAGVIAILINGKYNENPLLPLINYNIPVFLLDRDIRDYTLPGIFLDNYIGAYKVVTELLSKGHRDIAVITGDLSSLNAEERLKGYIKAHEDMNIPYSKENIYEGNFLFESGYEAGKKILATSATAVFSSNNLMLLGFLKAMKTLNKDIELSCFEEIEYLEVLGINVISCKIPLDVIGEKTYSLFFTDKSKRKKTYIEPILIKNRKEF; this is translated from the coding sequence ATGAATATGAAAGACATTGCAGCTCATCTTGGGATTTCAGTAGCCACTGTTTCCAGAGCTATTAATGGAAGTGAAAATATCAACCCTGAAACAAAGGCGAGAATCCTGGCATTTGTAGATAAAAAAGGATATACTCCAAATGTTATAGCAAGAAATTTATCTAAAATGGAAAATAACACTATTGCTCTGTTAGTTCCTAACATCAGCAATCCATTCTTTGCCTCACTAATAAATAAAATATGTGCAAATTTTGCTAAAAGCAATTATCAAATAGCTCTTTATAATACATCTGAGGATATTGAGCTGGAAAAAAAAGCTATAAAAAATATAATTGGACAGAGAATAGCTGGAGTTATTGCCATTCTAATCAATGGAAAATATAATGAAAATCCTCTTCTCCCTCTTATTAATTACAATATTCCTGTTTTTCTTTTAGACAGAGATATCAGAGATTATACTCTTCCTGGCATATTTCTTGATAACTATATAGGAGCATACAAAGTAGTTACAGAATTATTGAGCAAAGGTCATAGAGATATAGCTGTTATCACTGGAGATCTTTCATCTCTCAATGCCGAAGAAAGATTAAAAGGATACATAAAAGCTCACGAAGATATGAATATTCCATATTCTAAAGAAAATATTTATGAAGGTAATTTCCTTTTTGAAAGTGGATATGAAGCTGGAAAAAAAATCTTGGCTACTTCAGCCACAGCAGTATTTTCTTCTAACAACCTTATGCTTTTAGGATTTTTAAAAGCTATGAAAACTTTAAATAAAGATATAGAATTATCATGCTTTGAAGAAATAGAATATCTTGAAGTGCTTGGAATAAATGTTATTTCCTGCAAGATACCTCTTGATGTAATTGGAGAAAAAACATATTCACTCTTTTTCACAGATAAAAGTAAAAGAAAAAAAACATATATAGAACCTATTTTGATAAAAAATAGAAAGGAGTTTTAA
- a CDS encoding winged helix-turn-helix transcriptional regulator, with translation MKYEHKLDRTIMCPIEHGLEIFGGKWKSRIICVLSGKPFTRYSEIRRELNNITDAVLASMLKELIADEIINRKQYDEIPPKVEYSLTEKGKSVLPILQSICAWSRNNTQEELERKLPACKTCPHLY, from the coding sequence ATGAAATATGAGCATAAACTTGATAGAACAATAATGTGCCCTATAGAACATGGCTTGGAAATATTTGGTGGAAAATGGAAATCAAGGATAATATGTGTTCTCTCTGGCAAGCCATTTACACGATACAGTGAAATAAGGAGAGAACTTAACAATATTACAGATGCAGTTCTGGCATCTATGCTTAAAGAACTCATAGCTGATGAAATAATAAATAGAAAACAATATGATGAGATACCGCCTAAAGTAGAATATTCATTAACTGAAAAAGGGAAATCAGTGCTTCCTATTCTGCAAAGCATTTGTGCATGGTCGAGAAATAATACTCAGGAAGAATTGGAAAGAAAACTTCCTGCCTGTAAGACTTGCCCTCATCTTTATTGA